TTCAAACACAACAGCCAAAGCTTCCTCGTTCCCTTTCGATTTAGACAGTGCTTCAACTATATCATTAGTATCCacgtttttgaagttcaaagtCTTCAACCATTCAGTAAGAGCAGGACCGGTCTTGAATCTGCACGACAAATCAAtgtacagttttttcaaCGACAATTCGTTAGCGACTGTGGCACTTGGTGCGTCGGTACTGGCATACAGTTCATGCAAATATGCCAACTTTACTTCGTCTGGGATTTTGGAATTTGTGATACAACCGTGCAAGTTCGGATCAAATTCTTGCGATGCGAGTACTATTTCTTTCGGGGTGAGTAACTTGTGTAATAAAATGTTTGGGAAGTTGCTTTTGAGAACTTCAATTATCATGAGCGCTTCTGGAGAATGGGGCAAtatgtttttttgtattaATTTTAATGTCTCTGAGAAGGGTTTCAATGCACCTGTATCGGCAAGACTCTCGTCAAAATACATACTCAGTAGCTCCGCATATTTCCCATTCTTAGAGTAGAGATAGAACAGCGGCttgttgaatttcttctccCTTAATTTTAGGGCAAAAACGTCTGTATCCTGAGGGTTGTAGATGGTCAGAATATTTTCAATGGCAATTTCAGCGTCCAATTTGATGGATTCCAGATCCACGGCGTTAAATTGAGCATCACAAAGTACCGACAATATCAACTCTAAATCTCGTTTCCCCATTCGAATGTACTGGGGATACTTCACTGTGCTGTGGGATAAGAATATCGAGATATAAATTTTTTTAGAACCATGGCCATCGCCGCTAGTTTTCAAAACGTCTAGTAGGATGTCCATTATGTATTGGCGGTTAACTCGCAATTCATGGACACTGTCGTTTTCAGGAGCGGCCAAGTTTTGCTCCTCCTGttcctcgtcatcgaaGAACGAGTTCTCCATTATCTCATTCAGTAGAGCCAGAAATTTGGTGCAATCGAAGTCCAGTAGTAGGTTGAAGTAAGGGAACGGTGGTTCATCATCACTCATCTTTCTTGTTTTCAGTCTGTCCCCATTCCCGGGTGGCCATTCAATTCCTACACCGTTGAAGAGGACGTACGATATCTGCAGTTCAATTGACTTTACATCCGCAGCGCTCCCTATAGGTTTCTCCAGGGGGAACTGTTCCCCTCTGTAAATAAATGCCAAGTACTTGAAAAGGAACATGGGCTGCTCATTTTTCACATCGCCGTACACTATGCTGCCCCTCGTTCGACCCTCACGTATCCAAACGAGTCCCTCCAAAAGTGGGGTTAGATAATCGTGGAACGAAACGTTCCATATGTATATCAACGAGTCAAAATCTTCCCTAGCTTGGCATTTGCGGACCAAGAAATCGTGGTCCCAACTTCTGTGGTCGAGAGTGAAGATAAACATTTCCAGTGAATCGGGAAACCTGTTGATGACTGCTTGGAATATATTGGGAGGGATGTAACTGATGGCGCCCTGGGATACCAGTGACTGGACGCTTTTCAAGAACACAGCTTGCATGGGTTCTCTCGTTGCCTTTTCCTGTTGCAGGATGGTCTCCCAGGTAAGgtccaagaactggaagattGTCTCCCTGGACTCTTCCGGGAACCACTTCGCTTGCAAAGTGAGCGCCAGGTTCAGTAAGTCCTCGACGGATTCAaccttgttgttgttgagtAAAAACTTCAAAGCGGCAAACGTGAGGTTTTGGAAGGGTTCCCGCAGTTGTCTTCTCCTTTGGGACAAGTCCTCTTCTAAGCTAAGGAGTGGCGCCAAGGGGAAATATTGTTGCGCGAACTGGTCGAGTAATTCCAGCGCGTCAATGTACTGCCCGCGTTGAACGTTTCTGAGTATGGGTGTCGACCATGAGACGAAGTTCCCGACCTTGAAGCAGTAATTTGTCAGGAGGTACATCTTGTTGTCATACCACTGGAAATGCTTGTTTGGGGGCACGATCAGGTCATGGACCAAGAGGTCGATGTTGAGTGCGATTTTGAAATCTTCAGCGGGGCACACAACGAGGAATTGGTGCGACACTGTCAGGACTCCAACTAATCCGCTGGCCATCCAGTAGAGGCCCAGGATTAGTTCGTCAAACGATGACGTCAGTTTTGTCGTGTTTCTCCCCAGGATGTTGAGGTAC
This sequence is a window from Huiozyma naganishii CBS 8797 chromosome 3, complete genome. Protein-coding genes within it:
- the VPS8 gene encoding CORVET complex membrane-binding subunit VPS8 (similar to Saccharomyces cerevisiae VPS8 (YAL002W); ancestral locus Anc_4.129); protein product: MKLLWLDCECSMASFLQWRSFEEHESGGDRDRVADVAVRAERVLGPESLVNWVSLSHVYSLVGAYGGPCAVLPARSYFVLGTVKGQLLIFTYQEFLQSVLVPRVAADHAETPLRSKVTHLVMSQDGTHIAAGYESGDIFLWNLNAGARTAVQNTIDPLDAILHVTDHVGRSLCMVSFLEGRHTGLVVADVLGNVVFHNGHRTGLWNLTYSSKRLMHIPPDEVILSAEASPDGNTLALLSNSKFALLQVAPKLKVLYEEPLQSKLTVTASVPQSCLNWDGFNVTYSIGKRIVVYLNILGRNTTKLTSSFDELILGLYWMASGLVGVLTVSHQFLVVCPAEDFKIALNIDLLVHDLIVPPNKHFQWYDNKMYLLTNYCFKVGNFVSWSTPILRNVQRGQYIDALELLDQFAQQYFPLAPLLSLEEDLSQRRRQLREPFQNLTFAALKFLLNNNKVESVEDLLNLALTLQAKWFPEESRETIFQFLDLTWETILQQEKATREPMQAVFLKSVQSLVSQGAISYIPPNIFQAVINRFPDSLEMFIFTLDHRSWDHDFLVRKCQAREDFDSLIYIWNVSFHDYLTPLLEGLVWIREGRTRGSIVYGDVKNEQPMFLFKYLAFIYRGEQFPLEKPIGSAADVKSIELQISYVLFNGVGIEWPPGNGDRLKTRKMSDDEPPFPYFNLLLDFDCTKFLALLNEIMENSFFDDEEQEEQNLAAPENDSVHELRVNRQYIMDILLDVLKTSGDGHGSKKIYISIFLSHSTVKYPQYIRMGKRDLELILSVLCDAQFNAVDLESIKLDAEIAIENILTIYNPQDTDVFALKLREKKFNKPLFYLYSKNGKYAELLSMYFDESLADTGALKPFSETLKLIQKNILPHSPEALMIIEVLKSNFPNILLHKLLTPKEIVLASQEFDPNLHGCITNSKIPDEVKLAYLHELYASTDAPSATVANELSLKKLYIDLSCRFKTGPALTEWLKTLNFKNVDTNDIVEALSKSKGNEEALAVVFEKLHDYVEVVNCTNNYIKGWFKGYESVDLLARFLDFGMDSAVLAGAERSHCWVALLTCLIKQFELTDADPAKRDACKKMLRRAFLRIAVSESDSEKGFSDVLAGVLEHQEVILMKANDLKEVLLEVYVTYHLEEEVSNLFLKIVEESSVDIVEEYEKKLCQGWSIHSDECDVCGKKLWGVGLDKVYFQLWAASRRKETLPEGLLVDGRLLVFKCNHAFHVKCLKNLGQKDTFVCLTCNNIRSNDTI